The DNA segment ATATTTACTGAGAAGCTTGAGCTTTTCGAGTGTCTTTGAATAGATCTTTTGCATCTCTTTCTTCATTGTGCTCTTTAGTAACAAAATCCGTGCCGTCAAATGTAACTCTTGAATTCCTGTACTGGCTACCAAAGGCAGTGCCGAATCCCCATCCAAGGCCTACTCCAATCCCACAGCCGCCACCTATAAGTAATAATTGTGAAACATGTCATCAAGAATTCGGACGCACAGAATTATTTCCACAAAAACATGGTTTTGATTTAGTTTTTACCTACACCAAGACCCAAGAAATTCAAAGGCATGCCTGAGGAAAGATTAAACATTTGGTTAGGTGATGCTATAAAGAAGAATATTTTGCAAAAAGAAAGAGGACTGACAACAAAAGCAAATGAACAAATTACGCAAAGAGTAAGCAAATAAGATTTTTTTGTAGATAAGTGAATGCAGAACAGTGcatattcttttcttttgaagggggggggggggaagctcGGATGTTTGGACAAAGAAATGTCTGAAAACTTAGAAACAACGGCCTTCCTAACCTACTAGATAGTCAAAGATAATCTCCTATTCCTTTCTCTCTAGAAACATGAGGAAAATCTATTTCATAAAATAACGATATATTACATGATAAGTTTATCATTTTACCTGCGAACAATCAGACACAAGGGAACAAGGAAAAAGAAACTGAGAAATGTGGATAGAGAGATGTAAATGTATGATTTTAAGCAGACAAAGATCCTTATGAAGAATTAATATGTGCTGAGACGTATAGAATATTCAAATATTTCCTCCATTTCTTGGGAGGTCCTGAATAACCAAGCTGGGAGTAAGAATCCTCAATGGTGCCGATATGGCACAGCCAATCTCTGAaaatcaacaagaagacaaaggTTGCACCAGCAAATTGCGGCAGATCATGCCAACTACCAGTCTTCCGTGCTCGAGACTGGGACCAACAGCGAAACTTAGGTATCTCCAGGAATGCTTGCTTCCCAAATCTACCACTCACATGGCGCTAAAATAATAGATAAGTGACATCTTAGTCAACTAACATATATTGTTTACTGGTACATCTATCCATGCACTTAAGCTCTAGCGAAAGCAAGAGAAGGTGGGGATTATCTATAGCAAGGGATACTGGAGATCACACGTCTAAAGGCTTAGAGCGGAGACTTGTTTAGATGCATTTGTTCCTTGCCTTAACCTCAGCTTAACTGAAACAGTAGCAGCTTCTAAGTCGACATAGTTCACAAAAAACATGCTTCAGAAGTCTCCTCAGGTCCATTTATTCCTTAGCTATCGCTGCTTTCAATAGGTAAATCTATAGATTTCGTAACTTCCAAAATGCACAGTTGATATAGCTACTACCATGAAACAACCTTCTCTATGAGGATAGAAGCATTAACATGTTCCCTTCCAAGAAGATGCCAAAAAGTACTGATCTTTCCTTTTGGTTAATTCCTCTTAAAAGAGGTTAAAGACAACAGCCATCTGTTTCTGCACTATTCTATTGCTGAATAACTTTGGGGCTTGTTTTGAACATGTTTGGGATAAACCAGATAATGCCACTAGCTGTAAAGGAAAGTAAGAGCTGAGGAAGACAATTCCAGCATACATCTGTTGGGTTTTATGGAAAGAAAGGAACCAGATATGCATTGTGGGAAAAGCCAACTGCTCTACATATTCTGAAATATGTATTTGAGCTTGATAGCTCTCTGGTGTGACCAGAAAATGTATACGAGGTAGATAGGACAATAGACTTTATTAGCTCAATTCATTATAATTTATAGGTGTGTGTCTTTGTAACGATGGCGATATGCATTGAGCTAATTGAAAGGAATGAAGATTCATATCGCCAACCCCAGCTTGTTTAGGAATGAGGCATAGTTGTTGTTGTCGTCGTCTTTGGAGGGGATACCCCCTTTTTTCTAACTACCATCACTATCTTAGCGTTAACTATTCttacaaatatttttttttttttacttattaaTAAGAAACAACACAGCAGCTACTATCCTCAAAAAATCTTATATGCATTTCCAGCAACAATGACCGCATTCTACATTATTAAGTAGTGTTCTAGATTTTCTTGAACATACGTTCACGGTCTTCTGACATCTGCATTCTACATGTATGAAATTCTACCAAACACCTTAGTGCTATATAAACTAGAGAAATCATGCACTTGGATGCAGATTAACTAATCATGTACTTTCATGTACAATCTTTCAATCTATGTTCAAGATCTACCAAACTGGTGCCCAAGAATATGGATTAAGTACTGCCCTTTCTGCAATACCATATTTTCATGGCTGACGAGTCGTGTAATCCATACTACCCCAATTCACAGGCATGTAATAAAGATGAAAATTTTTCCACTCAACTAATATTGAAATACCATAGTTTAATCACTGTCTCACTACTAATTATAAGAAGTCATCAAAGCAAATTGAGAATCAATATAAGAGACACAAAAAAAAACTCAACCCCAGTAAGCTCCTAATATACAACACATATTTCCCTGTGTCCGAGCTGGACCATTTGATTGGTACTAAGTGAAAATTGTTTTAGCTGATGCAAACACAATAAAACTGTTAAGTAAGAGATTGGAAAGAAGCAAACCTCCGAATCCCCATCCTACTCCAAAACCGCAACCAATGCCAGCACCTAAACACAATATCcaaattttgttattttttgcatCAGTACATGAAAGTacacaaaaataaagaaagacaagaaCTAAAGTCAGTCGGCGAGTGAAGATTTATCGTACCGAAACCTACACCAGTACCATTGAAGTTGGTCATCACCATTGCTACCCGTCGAACGAAGTACCAATCGGTGGAAGATTGGGAGCAGTGTCACTGTGCGAGTCCGTGTCACCAGGGCCGGTTTGGGCTTGGAAGCCCGTTTATATAAGGCCCAGTGTTATTCTCTTGAGAAAACTACCCTCTACAGCGGcgtatttgcatctatacccgctttttgtgtcacattttaacttgtgttagctttgcaaaaaaaattgcaagcgtatccGCTTTTTcgtataacttcagcatacggggctgaagtagcaaagacaatcacgcaaaacttcaacattctagtagccgggcctcaAGTTCAGCTCTAGGGCTGAAATTTTTGTGTTGTAAcagggaaacttcagctctagagctgaagtttctgtGTTGTAACTgtaaaacttcagctctaaagctgaagtttttgtgttgtaactgggaaacttcagctctagagctaaagtttttgtgttgtaattaAAAAATTTccgctctagagctgaagtttttgtctttaTAACTGGGGAATCCCACTATCAAGATGTTCTAGTTTTTGATAACTCACCCAAATTTTACGTAATCAGATCCAATTCAGAGTGTTAAAAGGAAGGTGGTAATTGATGCTTTTCAATTGATCAATCCGCAAAACCATGATGCCAAGGCAGAAACGTCGAATCTGGGGCGTCTGGACAAGCcagtaaaattatttattttttaagttttttGTAGAAGATATTATTTTTTTCTGAATATATGACATcctaaagaaaagagaaaagaaaaagaagaacaaactCCATGTGCATGGGAAAGAATGAATTTGAAACTTGTTGTAAAAGGCTGGAGCAGAAACATTCACGGTATAAAGTAAATTTCCAGCAATGGATGACGGAGTTGTGTTTCCAGACAATGAGGAAACTGGTTTTTAATGTTATAATAATCCAAATGGAAGTCCTCGGTATATTTGCTTTAACTTCATTAATCAAAGAGAGCAATGTTGAAGTCGTcgttgtagaagaagaaaaaagaaaatgaagtaggagaaggaggaggagaaagggagctgaagttgtttaaaaagtgggtacaagttaaaaggtttttaaaaaatgggtatagattaaatgggggcgaccaaatagggcgccccgtgcaatttttacctttataacccctcaaaattttaatagcccaTATTTTGTCCTACTTACAAAAAATGGCCCTTCGGCCCAAACGTATTGCATATAGTAGCCGAAAAGAATGAGTATGACAACACAAACATCTGTAGCTCAGTGGGTAGAGCGTTTGTTTCCTAAGCTGAAGGTCGTAGGTTCGACCCCTACCTGGCGCGATAGAGCAACCCTTTTTTGCCCTTTTAAATGTACTTCTGGCTCTAATAAGTATTAGCTAACAATTGAATGAAATATATAATGCAGGTCATTTTTCACACACTAAGAAGGTGGCTGAGTGCTATATACTATTTTGCCTGCACATGATGTTAGATTATTAAATTTCATGTGTAGCTTGTTTTCAAGATATGCTATCATgatagttttttatttttatatgatGGAATAATTAAATAATAATGAGGTTTGCaaggctcttctcttcttttaagCTATCGAACTTGAGTGAAGCATGGACACCAATCTCGGGATTGATTTTCGACCAAATCCAACTTGAGATTTCAGCGTGACAGTATTTACAATATTTTACTATGTCAACTTGAGAAGGTGTATATTGAGAAGGTGTTAGTAATCCAACATTATTTTGCAATGTATAAATATTGTATCCTAAGTTCGACAGTGTGTCCTTAGTGTATATTGAGCCTATCTCGAGTGTTCTTGTGTATCTAAAGTGTATATATTTGTGTACCCCAAATGTATTTTGTATCGTGAATGTATAATCTGTCTGAACAATGTATCAAAATTGTATATAATGTGTATTTTCTTATATGTAAATATAACGTATATAAATTACATACAATTTTGTATGTGTAATGTGTGCACACTGTGTATTTGGAGTGTatcatatatttttgtatagtgacagtcttttttgtatatattttgtatagtttcatctattttgtatatattttgtacagttacatctattttgtatatttttgtatagtgacagtctattttgtatatattttatatagtgacggtctattgtatataaattgtatagtgatagtctattttgtatatttttgtataataacagtctattttgtatattttttgtatagtaacagtctatttagtatattttttgtataatgataatttatttttgtatatttttgtatagtgacagtctattttgtatatattttatatagtgacggtctattgtatataaattgtatagtgatagtctattttgtatatttttgtataataacagtctattttgtatattttttgtatagtaacagtctatttagtatattttttgtataatgataatttatttttgtatattttttcatagtgacagtctattatatataaattgtacagtgacagtctattttatataatttttgtatagtgaatgtctattttgtatatattttgtaatataccaatattcaaaaaaaaaatccgcTCTCCAATTTAATACAGTCTAAAAATGTAATACATGGTCTACCTCTACATTGGACAAAATAACACAAATGAGATTTGCATATGTAATTTTTTGTTTGACAATAATTACGGAAGTGTTAAGAGTGAAAGCTAACTGTGAAGATAAAACAAGAGAATTTGTTGAAACGGGAAGATAAGAATTACCCCAAGAAAAAAAAAGGTTATTAAAACCTAATAAAAAAGCAATGAGAATAGAGAGTGACAAGATTTTATGAGTGAAACAAGTGAATGGTTTTCAATTAGTGGATTCAAAAACATAAAAAGGTAAATAAATAGGAAGAAGGAGAGAAGGAAAGCCATCAGATTGAACTCAAGTAGAAACCGAATGACTTGCACCTTTGTAAAAACATAAAAAGGGACGCTTTATCTTGGATGGAAGAACCGAACTTTATCGTGAAATTGAAATCAAAACTCAGTCAGTCTAACCCACTGTGCTCGATCTCGTTGGCTTTAGATCTGGACGGAAACTCAAACACCGGCAACCCTCCATTAAATCCGGCGACTCTTTCTTCTCATTTTATTTACTGTTTTGGGGATTTTGATATTATAAAAATCTAGATCTGAAAGATGGTTTGCTTGCTAATTTGAATTTCGGTAGATCTGGCCAGTATATAGTTTTCCGACGACCGTGAAGTTTTCCGGCTAAATCATTTCGGGTCGAAAATTATTTCTCCAGTGAACCTATGAAATGTTATGCTGGAGATTTAATCTCCTTTGTAAGATCCATTTTTTTTACAGAGCTTGTGGGTCTGATATATAGTTCGGTGGCTAGCCACTAGAAGTACTTTTGGGCTATAAAATGCATATTATAATTTTGGGCTACCTGATGATATTtgttttgcccgatgggctataAATGAAGTTCTCTCTATTCTCTTTGGTATTTAATCACAATACCGATTGTGATATTTtagagaaaatgagaaaaataagttaaaaataatTTCTTAAATATGATTTTGAGAAATATTTACCTTTTAAGTTTATAAAAAATGAGTACTTTTGATATTTGTACATTTAATAAGAATTTATGTTAGATTTAACGAGAACGGTAAAAATCATAATTGAAAACACTAAGAAAATGTTGTCAAATCCCAAAATTTTACAATAAAATCTAACAAAATATCAGAAATAGACCAAGAATAGTATTCCAGAAAAAATGCATCAGACACAAAAATAAAGTAATATACTCCTTCTGCTATCGTGGTTCTCTTTTACGCGTcccttaaaaatattaattatgaGAGACTTTTAACTATTTTACCCTTATTTATATCTTAAGATATAATCTTATTTCATTTGATATTTACATTGAGTTGTTTGTAGTCTTTAAGAAAAATATGAGTTCCCATTAAATTTTTATAGTTTTCGTCAAATCTAACAAtcataatttcttaaaaatttgaAGGGGACAAATAGTTGTTCAAATATATTTAACAGACTATTTGGATCTACTCAAAACATAAGGGGCCATTTTTGGAATTGGACCTTGATCTTTTCTAAAATACGAAGCCTCAAAGTTGAGCTGCAGCGGTCAAGAACATCAGGAGGCAACGATCGAGCTACCTCTCCATGGCTTTCCTCTTCCACAAATTTCAAGAGGTTCTCcccccaaccccccccccccccacaggaAAAACAATTTATGTTTATACTTTGCTTCTGTGTtgtttcttcttcatttctttgcTCTCTCGTTCTTTGTCAATGACCATCTTGAGGTCATTTATAATGTGGGGTTGCTTATTGAATTGACACAGTTAATTGTATAAAGTTGAATTCTTTTTGCTGCGGGACACAATTTTCAGGCGGTGAAAATTCTTGCTAAAAGCCCCACATTCGCCAGAGCTAGAGAGGCAAACCATCTTCAGTTTGAAGCTGACATAAATCTCCTTTTCCTTTATACTAGGTAAGATTTATTTACTTATTGCAAGTGAAAGGCAAAGggtgttggggggggggggggttgtacAATTTGAAAATAGTTAAATTGGCTAGTTGCTATATATTTGTCATTTCGGTGCAATAATACAGTTTTATAAGCACTTCCTTTGGAAGaattttcagaaaccactatagtttagtggctattaacttTCTATAACTACCATATACATATTTACTTCATATAGCTAAGATTTCGTTGCTATCTGACTGTATTCGCTGTATTCACGGAATTCGCCTAATAAGTAGGGAGTCCAGTTGTTTAATAACGGAAAGAGGATCAATTAGCGTGTAtcactcctaatttaactcaacaaaATCATTAAAATTTCGTTGCTACCAGATTGTATTCGCTGTATTcgcgctactgtattcatgaatacagtcgcGGAATTCGCCTAATAATTAGGGAGTCCAGTTGTTTAATAACGGAATGAGAATCAATTAGCGTGTAtcactcctaatttaactcaacaaaatcaaaTTCTACAAAAAAATCGTTGCTACTGTGCTTAATCATGTATTCGCGTGACTGTATTTATATAAATACAATGAGGTAATCCGCCTAAAAAGTAGGGATTATAGCTGTTTAattctgtattccatgtattcGCGCGAATGTATTTATAAATGCAGTAAGGTAATACGCCTAAAAATAGTGATTACGAGTGTTTAATAACAAAAAGCGCAATATTGAATTGTATTCAATTTCAGTATATGGAATTCAGTTGTATTTAACACAACAAAAAATCAAGAAATAGGGTGTATACCTTTCTATTCAATTTGACGTTATACATTGTATTCAATTCACTGATATTCATTATTCACTATTGTTCATTGTATTCAATTCACCGTATTCAATTCAACtgtattcaaacaacaaaaaatcacaaaaatagtgaTATTCGGCTGTATTAAAAAACACAGACCTtcgaaatacataaaatacatgcgATAAAATAATGtatttatacaaaaatacaatGTATTTGAGGGTATTTGTACAAAATACATTGTATTTGTATCATTGTATGTGACTCAATaacaaagaagagaagaaagttaACAGTGATATTCGGCTATATTCAAAAAATACAGACCTACAGAATACATAAAATACAGGCGaaaaaaataatgtatttatACAAATACAATGTATTTGAGTGTATTTGTATCATTGTATGTGACTCAATagtaaagaagagaaaaaagttCGCCAGAGATAGGTGTTTTCCATCCAAGCAAAAACTGTATATATTgtattttaaaactaaaaatggaGACAAACAAAAACCCGGCCCTCAAATCTTCTCCGGTGACTCTGCTTCAGATTTCCAAAAGCTCAATCCGTGGCCATGGCCAGATCTGTTTGCCTACTTCCTCTTCGCTTCAGATCTATTTTCTTCGCTTCAGAAAGTCCACCATCGCCACCAAAAATGGTTGCTACGACGACTGCCTTGATGGAAAAGGGAGAGAGATTTGAGGGAGAAGAGAGAGGATTGAGAATCTTGCTGATAGAGGGAGAGAAAGAGCATAACTGGCATATTTCACGCCTCAATGGTAGGGTATAAAATAAATacctattttgctataaaatagaAAAGGTAGCTATAAGTAATAATATTTCGAAATTGttttggtttataataaatagggtgtaatggtttgctataggaggtaaaatttcctttcctttaagtaggcgtttggacatgaaTTGGTTGATATTTTATTGCgcttttttcacttttagcccGCGCCAGAAACTATTAACATTCGATAgccgaaaaaatgtataaaatttgtataaattttgtatataacatacaaaatgtatgtatatacaaaaaatatatatatttttggctattattttgagagcggctataTAGTGTCATTTTTCCTATTTTACTCTTGGTTTATCGCCGTGTTGAAATAATTGAAGTAACTAAATATTTTTAAGTCTTAAAAATTGCGGTTAAATGTATCTTTTTGAATAGTTAAGGTTGAGCCTACTGTAGTTTCGTCTTGCCATGATAAACTTTGCTTTCAGTTACAACCGTTTAGGAAGGAATGCTGATGAAGCTGATGCGGAGGAGATTATTAATATGGCTAACAAGGCCTCCTTAGCTGATCAACAGAAGCAGGTCCAAGAGAATGTGCATTCTCAGGTCACAAGCTTTTGCGGACATATGGATGACATATTACTCCCTGATCATAAGTTCAAAGACAATCAGGCCACATTACCTATAACAACAAGTTCTTCTCCTGATAGCAGTGGTCTCGGGGTTGCTGTTGGGCGGAATTCTCCACTACAAGTTGACACTGGTAAGAATCCCCTGCATCTTAAACTTAATTTTCTGTGCACTTCTTTGTTGTTGTGTTGTGGAAACTTGTTTGGAATTTTGACTTGTAACCTACTTCAGTGTTGGCAACCATTGGATGTCCTGCTTCTTCTTTGTCATGACATTACTTTACCTTGCTTCATGCTGTCATTCAACTTCTTTGGCTGTATATTTCCAGGATATATCTGGGAATATCGTTAATGCTACTACTTTGTCCTATCATTCTTAAATTAAACACCATTAGCCTTCAACCAATGTTGAGGACATGTTTGTTATTGAGGTAGATGCTGAAATATTACTCCTGTCTCTTGTCTCATGTGGTCGGAAATCACTGAGTTACTTGAGATTTCTGGTTTAGAATATTACTGAATTATGTAGAAGTTGATCAAGTATCTAGAATTTTTAAGATGGATATGCACTTCTTTATACAAACAGAAGGAGGAATAGCTCAGCTTAAATCTGGATTCTTTAATAGGAGGTAATGCCTCAAAAGTGAAACTTCTCTTCTTCATTTTATCTTTTCGGGAACTATTCAGTATGCTCTACTTTGTGCACATCTCCACGTGAATTAGGTAGATCACATCTAACGCTCAGCTTAGAACACCAAGAATATGGCTACTGAGAGCTAGACATAAATTGCTTAAGGAATGGAGCAACTATTCCAGTTGAATGTTACTTCAACTGTTTCATTTCATTTTGGGAGGGGCGAATCgtcattattatttttccttcgaattatttattaaaaaacatTATTCGTAATAAAGTTGGTGGACAGTTCTGGTAATGTAAAAATTTGAGCCTTTGCAACATAGGCGATAACATAAAATCACATATCATGAGACTCTATGGTGGTTTAGCAGAAATTATATTTTATCTGCTCTTTGCAGTGGCTTCGTAGCTGCATGCATCGCGCTGGATTTTGATTACTGATAAAATTTTCAGCACAGCTGTACCTGAAACCAAGGCATTGCAGTGCACAGAGGTTTCACAGAGGTTAAAGGATCTTATGGGCTACACTCTCGAGGTCAAACCGTCTCAAATTCCTCATGAGGATGCCGGGA comes from the Nicotiana sylvestris chromosome 4, ASM39365v2, whole genome shotgun sequence genome and includes:
- the LOC104241966 gene encoding protein TRIGALACTOSYLDIACYLGLYCEROL 5, chloroplastic; the protein is MVMTNFNGTGVGFGAGIGCGFGVGWGFGGMPLNFLGLGVGGGCGIGVGLGWGFGTAFGSQYRNSRVTFDGTDFVTKEHNEERDAKDLFKDTRKAQASQ